In one window of Homo sapiens chromosome 14 genomic patch of type FIX, GRCh38.p14 PATCHES HG1_PATCH DNA:
- the LTB4R gene encoding leukotriene B4 receptor 1 gives MNTTSSAAPPSLGVEFISLLAIILLSVALAVGLPGNSFVVWSILKRMQKRSVTALMVLNLALADLAVLLTAPFFLHFLAQGTWSFGLAGCRLCHYVCGVSMYASVLLITAMSLDRSLAVARPFVSQKLRTKAMARRVLAGIWVLSFLLATPVLAYRTVVPWKTNMSLCFPRYPSEGHRAFHLIFEAVTGFLLPFLAVVASYSDIGRRLQARRFRRSRRTGRLVVLIILTFAAFWLPYHVVNLAEAGRALAGQAAGLGLVGKRLSLARNVLIALAFLSSSVNPVLYACAGGGLLRSAGVGFVAKLLEGTGSEASSTRRGGSLGQTARSGPAALEPGPSESLTASSPLKLNELN, from the coding sequence ATGAACACTACATCTTCTGCAGCACCCCCCTCACTAGGTGTAGAGTTCATCTCTCTGCTGGCTATCATCCTGCTGTCAGTGGCGCTGGCTGTGGGGCTTCCCGGCAACAGCTTTGTGGTGTGGAGTATCCTGAAAAGGATGCAGAAGCGCTCTGTCACTGCCCTGATGGTGCTGAACCTGGCCCTGGCCGACCTGGCCGTATTGCTCACTGCTCCCTTTTTCCTTCACTTCCTGGCCCAAGGCACCTGGAGTTTTGGACTGGCTGGTTGCCGCCTGTGTCACTATGTCTGCGGAGTCAGCATGTACGCCAGCGTCCTGCTTATCACGGCCATGAGTCTAGACCGCTCACTGGCGGTGGCCCGCCCCTTTGTGTCCCAGAAGCTACGCACCAAGGCGATGGCCCGGCGGGTGCTGGCAGGCATCTGGGTGTTGTCCTTTCTGCTGGCCACACCCGTCCTCGCGTACCGCACAGTAGTGCCCTGGAAAACGAACATGAGCCTGTGCTTCCCGCGGTACCCCAGCGAAGGGCACCGGGCCTTCCATCTAATCTTCGAGGCTGTCACGGGCTTCCTGCTGCCCTTCCTGGCTGTGGTGGCCAGCTACTCGGACATAGGGCGTCGGCTACAGGCCCGGCGCTTCCGCCGCAGCCGCCGCACCGGCCGCCTGGTGGTGCTCATCATCCTGACCTTCGCCGCCTTCTGGCTGCCCTACCACGTGGTGAACCTGGCTGAGGCGGGCCGCGCGCTGGCCGGCCAGGCCGCCGGGTTAGGGCTCGTGGGGAAGCGGCTGAGCCTGGCCCGCAACGTGCTCATCGCACTCGCCTTCCTGAGCAGCAGCGTGAACCCCGTGCTGTACGCGTGCGCCGGCGGCGGCCTGCTGCGCTCGGCGGGCGTGGGCTTCGTCGCCAAGCTGCTGGAGGGCACGGGCTCCGAGGCGTCCAGCACGCGCCGCGGGGGCAGCCTGGGCCAGACCGCTAGGAGCGGCCCCGCCGCTCTGGAGCCCGGCCCTTCCGAGAGCCTCACTGCCTCCAGCCCTCTCAAGTTAAACGAACTGAACTAG
- the ADCY4 gene encoding adenylate cyclase type 4: protein MARLFSPRPPPSEDLFYETYYSLSQQYPLLLLLLGIVLCALAALLAVAWASGRELTSDPSFLTTVLCALGGFSLLLGLASREQRLQRWTRPLSGLVWVALLALGHAFLFTGGVVSAWDQVSYFLFVIFTAYAMLPLGMRDAAVAGLASSLSHLLVLGLYLGPQPDSRPALLPQLAANAVLFLCGNVAGVYHKALMERALRATFREALSSLHSRRRLDTEKKHQEHLLLSILPAYLAREMKAEIMARLQAGQGSRPESTNNFHSLYVKRHQGVSVLYADIVGFTRLASECSPKELVLMLNELFGKFDQIAKEHECMRIKILGDCYYCVSGLPLSLPDHAINCVRMGLDMCRAIRKLRAATGVDINMRVGVHSGSVLCGVIGLQKWQYDVWSHDVTLANHMEAGGVPGRVHITGATLALLAGAYAVEDAGMEHRDPYLRELGEPTYLVIDPRAEEEDEKGTAGGLLSSLEGLKMRPSLLMTRYLESWGAAKPFAHLSHGDSPVSTSTPLPEKTLASFSTQWSLDRSRTPRGLDDELDTGDAKFFQVIEQLNSQKQWKQSKDFNPLTLYFREKEMEKEYRLSAIPAFKYYEACTFLVFLSNFIIQMLVTNRPPALAITYSITFLLFLLILFVCFSEDLMRCVLKGPKMLHWLPALSGLVATRPGLRIALGTATILLVFAMAITSLFFFPTSSDCPFQAPNVSSMISNLSWELPGSLPLISVPYSMHCCTLGFLSCSLFLHMSFELKLLLLLLWLAASCSLFLHSHAWLSECLIVRLYLGPLDSRPGVLKEPKLMGAISFFIFFFTLLVLARQNEYYCRLDFLWKKKLRQEREETETMENLTRLLLENVLPAHVAPQFIGQNRRNEDLYHQSYECVCVLFASVPDFKEFYSESNINHEGLECLRLLNEIIADFDELLSKPKFSGVEKIKTIGSTYMAATGLNATSGQDAQQDAERSCSHLGTMVEFAVALGSKLDVINKHSFNNFRLRVGLNHGPVVAGVIGAQKPQYDIWGNTVNVASRMESTGVLGKIQVTEETAWALQSLGYTCYSRGVIKVKGKGQLCTYFLNTDLTRTGPPSATLG from the exons ATGGCCCGCCTCTTCAGCCCCCGGCCGCCCCCCAGCGAAGACCTCTTCTACGAGACCTACTACAGCCTGAGCCAGCAGTacccgctgctgctgctgctgctggggatCGTGCTCTGTGCGCTCGCGGCGCTGCTCGCAGTGGCCTGGGCCAGCGGCAGG GAGCTGACCTCAGACCCGAGCTTCCTGACCACTGTGCTGTGCGCGCTGGGCGGCTTCTCGCTGCTGCTGGGCCTCGCTTCCCGGGAGCAGCGACTGCAGCGCTGGACGCGTCCCCTGTCCGGCTTGGTATGGGTCGCGCTGCTAGCGCTAGGCCACGCCTTCCTGTTCACCGGGGGCGTGGTGAGCGCCTGGGACCAG GTGTCCTATTTTCTCTTCGTCATCTTCACGGCGTATGCCATGCTGCCCTTGGGCATGCGGGACGCCGCCGTCGCGGGCCTCGCCTCCTCACTCTCGCATCTGCTGGTCCTCGGGCTGTATCTTGGGCCACAGCCGGACTCACGGCCTGCACTGCTGCCGCAG TTGGCAGCAAACGCAGTGCTGTTCCTGTGCGGGAACGTGGCAGGAGTGTACCACAAGGCGCTGATGGAGCGCGCCCTGCGGGCCACGTTCCGGGAGGCACTCAGCTCCCTGCACTCACGCCGGCGGCTGGACACCGAGAAGAAGCACCAG GAACACCTTCTCTTGTCCATCCTTCCTGCCTACCTGGCCCgagagatgaaggcagagatcatgGCACGGCTGCAGGCAGGACAGGGGTCACGGCCAGAGAGCACTAACAATTTCCACAGCCTCTATGTCAAGAGGCACCAGGgagtcag CGTGCTGTATGCTGACATCGTGGGCTTCACGCGGCTGGCCAGCGAGTGTTCCCCTAAGGAGCTGGTGCTCATGCTCAATGAGCTCTTTGGCAAGTTCGACCAGATTGCCAAG GAGCATGAATGCATGCGGATCAAGATCCTGGGGGACTGTTACTACTGTGTCTCTGGGCTGCCACTCTCACTGCCAGACCATGCCATCAACTGCGTGCGCATGGGCCTGGACATGTGCCGGGCCATCAG GAAACTGCGGGCAGCCACTGGCGTGGACATCAACATGCGTGTGGGCGTGCACTCAGGCAGCGTACTGTGTGGAGTCATCGGGCTGCAGAAGTGGCAGTACGACGTTTGGTCACATGATGTCACACTGGCTAACCACATGGAGGCAGGCGGTGTACCAGG gCGAGTGCACATCACAGGGGCTACCCTGGCCCTGCTGGCAGGGGCTTATGCTGTGGAGGACGCAGGCATGGAGCATCGGGACCCCTACCTTCGGGAGCTAGGGGAGCCTACCTATCTGGTCATCGATCCACGG gcagaggaggaggatgagaaggGCACTGCAGGAGGCTTGCTGTCCTCGCTTGAGGGCCTCAAGATGCGTCCATCACTGCTGATGACCCGTTACCTGGAGTCCTGGGGCGCAGCCAAGCCTTTTGCCCACCTGAGCCACGGAGACAGCCCTGTGTCCACCTCCACCCCTCTCCCG GAGAAGACCCTGGCTTCCTTCAGCACCCAGTGGAGCCTGGATCG GAGCCGTACCCCCCGGGGACTAGATGATGAACTGGACACCGGGGATGCCAAGTTCTTCCAGGTCATTGAGCAGCTCAACTCGCAGAA acAGTGGAAGCAGTCGAAGGACTTCAACCCACTGACACTGTACTTCAGAGAgaaggagatggagaaagag TACCGACTCTCTGCAATCCCCGCCTTCAAATACTATGAAGCCTGCACCTTCCTGGTTTTTCTCTCCAACTTCATCATCCAGATGCTAGTGACAAACAG GCCCCCAGCTCTGGCCATCACGTATAGCAtcaccttcctcctcttcctcctcatccttttTGTCTGCTTCTCAGAGGACCTGATG AGGTGTGTCCTGAAAGGCCCCAAGATGCTGCACTGGCTGCCTGCACTGTCTGGCCTGGTGGCCACACGACCAGGACTGAGAATAGCCTTGGGCACCGCCACCATCCTCCTTGTCTTTGCCATGGCCATTACCAGCCTG TTCTTCTTCCCAACATCATCAGACTGCCCTTTCCAAGCTCCCAATGTGTCCTCCATGATTTCCAACCTCTCCTGGGAGCTCCCTGGGTCTCTGCCTCTCATCAGTGTCCCA TACTCCATGCACTGCTGCACGCTGGGCTTCCTCTCCTGCTCCCTCTTTCTGCACATGAGCTTCGAGCTgaagctgctgctgctcctgctgtgGCTGGCGGCATCCTGCTCCCTCTTCCTGCACTCCCATGCCTGGCTGTCGGAATGCCTCATCGTCCGCCTCTATCTGGGCCCCTTGGACTCCAG GCCCGGAGTGCTGAAGGAGCCCAAACTGATGGGTGCTAtctccttcttcatcttcttcttcacCCTCCTTGTCCTGGCTCGCCAG AATGAGTACTACTGCCGCCTGGACTTCCTGTGGaagaagaagctgaggcaggagagggaggagacagAGACGATGGAGAACCTGACTCGGCTGCTCTTGGAGAACGTGCTCCCTGCACACGTGGCCCCCCAGTTCATTGGCCAGAACCGGCGCAACGAG GATCTCTACCACCAGTCCTATGAATGCGTTTGTGTCCTCTTCGCCTCAGTCCCAGACTTCAAGGAGTTCTACTCTGAATCCAACATCAATCATGAGGGCCTAGAGTGTCTGAGGCTGCTCAATGAGATAATTGCTGATTTTGATGAG CTGCTCTCCAAGCCCAAGTTCAGTGGGGTggagaagatcaagaccatcggcAGCACCTACATGGCAGCCACAGGCTTAAATGCCACCTCTGGACAGGATGCACAACAG GATGCTGAACGGAGCTGCAGCCACCTTGGCACTATGGTGGAATTTGCCGTGGCCCTGGGGTCTAAGCTGGACGTCATCAAcaagcattcattcaacaacttcCGCCTGCGAGTGG GGTTGAACCATGGACCCGTAGTAGCTGGAGTTATTGGGGCCCAGAAGCCGCAATATGACATTTGGGGCAACACAGTGAACGTGGCCAGCCGCATGGAGAGTACAGGAGTCCTTGGCAAAATCCAA GTGACTGAGGAGACAGCATGGGCCCTACAGTCCCTGGGCTACACCTGCTACAGCCGGGGTGTCATCAAGGTGAAAGGCAAAGGGCAGCTCTGCACCTACTTCCTGAACACAGACTTGACACGAACTGGACCTCCTTCAGCTACCCTAGGCTGA
- the RIPK3 gene encoding receptor-interacting serine/threonine-protein kinase 3, translating into MSCVKLWPSGAPAPLVSIEELENQELVGKGGFGTVFRAQHRKWGYDVAVKIVNSKAISREVKAMASLDNEFVLRLEGVIEKVNWDQDPKPALVTKFMENGSLSGLLQSQCPRPWPLLCRLLKEVVLGMFYLHDQNPVLLHRDLKPSNVLLDPELHVKLADFGLSTFQGGSQSGTGSGEPGGTLGYLAPELFVNVNRKASTASDVYSFGILMWAVLAGREVELPTEPSLVYEAVCNRQNRPSLAELPQAGPETPGLEGLKELMQLCWSSEPKDRPSFQECLPKTDEVFQMVENNMNAAVSTVKDFLSQLRSSNRRFSIPESGQGGTEMDGFRRTIENQHSRNDVMVSEWLNKLNLEEPPSSVPKKCPSLTKRSRAQEEQVPQAWTAGTSSDSMAQPPQTPETSTFRNQMPSPTSTGTPSPGPRGNQGAERQGMNWSCRTPEPNPVTGRPLVNIYNCSGVQVGDNNYLTMQQTTALPTWGLAPSGKGRGLQHPPPVGSQEGPKDPEAWSRPQGWYNHSGK; encoded by the exons ATGTCGTGCGTCAAGTTATG GCCCAGCGGTGCCCCCGCCCCCTTGGTGTCCATCGAGGAACTGGAGAACCAGGAGCTCGTCGGCAAAGGCGGGTTCGGCACAGTGTTCCGGGCGCAACATAGGAAGTGGGGCTACGATGTGGCGGTCAAGATCGTAAACTC GAAGGCGATAtccagggaggtcaaggccatGGCAAGTCTGGATAACGAATTCGTGCTGCGCCTAGAAGGGGTTATCGAGAAGGTGAACTGGGACCAAGATCCCAAGCCGGCTCTGGTGACTAAATTCATGGAGAACGGCTCCTTGTCGGGGCTGCTGCAGTCCCAGTGCCCTCGGCCCTGGCCGCTCCTTTGCCGCCTGCTGAAAGAAGTGGTGCTTGGGATGTTTTACCTGCACGACCAGAACCCGGTGCTCCTGCACCGGGACCTCAAGCCATCCAACGTCCTGCTGGACCCAGAGCTGCACGTCAAG CTGGCAGATTTTGGCCTGTCCACATTTCAGGGAGGCTCACAGTCAGGGACAGGGTCCGGGGAGCCAGGGGGCACCCTGGGCTACTTGGCCCCAGAACTGTTTGTTAACGTAAACCGGAAGGCCTCCACAGCCAGTGACGTCTACAG CTTCGGGATCCTAATGTGGGCAGTGCTTGCTGGAAGAGAAGTTGAGT TGCCAACCGAACCATCACTCGTGTACGAAGCAGTGTGCAACAGGCAGAACCGGCCTTCATTGGCTGAGCTGCCCCAAGCCGGGCCTGAGACTCCCGGCTTAGAAGGACTGAAGGAGCTAATGCAGCTCTGCTGGAGCAGTGAGCCCAAGGACAGACCCTCCTTCCAGG AATGCCTACCAAAAACTGATGAAGTCTTCCAGATGGTGGAGAACAAtatgaatgctgctgtctccacG GTAAAGGATTTCCTGTCTCAGCTCAGGAGCAGCAATAGGAGATTTTCTATCCCAGAGTCAGGCCAAGGAGGGACAGAAATGGATGGCTTTAGGAGAACCATAGAAAACCAGCACTCTCGTAATGATGTCATGGTTTCTGAGTGGCTAAACAAACTGAATCTAGAGGAGCCTCCCAGCTCTGTTCCTAAAAAATGCCCGAGCCTTACCAAGAGGAGCAGGGCACAAGAGGAGCAGGTTCCACAAGCCTGGACAGCAGGCACATCTTCAGATTCGATGGCCCAACCTCCCCAGACTCCAGAGACCTCAACTTTCAGAAACCAGATGCCCAGCCCTACCTCAACTGGAACACCAAGTCCTGGACCCCGAGGGAATCAG GGGGCTGAGAGACAAGGCATGAACTGGTCCTGCAGGACCCCGGAGCCAAATCCAGTAACAG GGCGACCGCTCGTTAACATATACAACTGCTCTGGGGTGCAAGTTGGAGACAACAACTACTTGACTATGCAACAGACAACTGCCTTGCCCACATGGGGCTTGGCACCTTCGGGCAAGGGGAGGGGCTTGCAGCACCCCCCACCAGTAGGTTCGCAAGAAGGCCCTAAAGATCCTGAAGCCTGGAGCAGGCCACAGGGTTGGTATAATCATAGCGGGAAATAA
- the LTB4R2 gene encoding leukotriene B4 receptor 2, with product MSVCYRPPGNETLLSWKTSRATGTAFLLLAALLGLPGNGFVVWSLAGWRPARGRPLAATLVLHLALADGAVLLLTPLFVAFLTRQAWPLGQAGCKAVYYVCALSMYASVLLTGLLSLQRCLAVTRPFLAPRLRSPALARRLLLAVWLAALLLAVPAAVYRHLWRDRVCQLCHPSPVHAAAHLSLETLTAFVLPFGLMLGCYSVTLARLRGARWGSGRHGARVGRLVSAIVLAFGLLWAPYHAVNLLQAVAALAPPEGALAKLGGAGQAARAGTTALAFFSSSVNPVLYVFTAGDLLPRAGPRFLTRLFEGSGEARGGGRSREGTMELRTTPQLKVVGQGRGNGDPGGGMEKDGPEWDL from the coding sequence ATGTCGGTCTGCTACCGTCCCCCAGGGAACGAGACACTGCTGAGCTGGAAGACTTCGCGGGCCACAGGCACAGCCTTCCTGCTGCTGGCGGCGCTGCTGGGGCTGCCTGGCAACGGCTTCGTGGTGTGGAGCTTGGCGGGCTGGCGGCCTGCACGGGGGCGACCGCTGGCGGCCACGCTTGTGCTGCACCTGGCGCTGGCCGACGGCGCGGTGCTGCTGCTCACGCCGCTCTTTGTGGCCTTCCTGACCCGGCAGGCCTGGCCGCTGGGCCAGGCGGGCTGCAAGGCGGTGTACTACGTGTGCGCGCTCAGCATGTACGCCAGCGTGCTGCTCACCGGCCTGCTCAGCCTGCAGCGCTGCCTCGCAGTCACCCGCCCCTTCCTGGCGCCTCGGCTGCGCAGCCCGGCCCTGGCCCGCCGCCTGCTGCTGGCGGTCTGGCTGGCCGCCCTGTTGCTCGCCGTCCCGGCCGCCGTCTACCGCCACCTGTGGAGGGACCGCGTATGCCAGCTGTGCCACCCGTCGCCGGTCCACGCCGCCGCCCACCTGAGCCTGGAGACTCTGACCGCTTTCGTGCTTCCTTTCGGGCTGATGCTCGGCTGCTACAGCGTGACGCTGGCACGGCTGCGGGGCGCCCGCTGGGGCTCCGGGCGGCACGGGGCGCGGGTGGGCCGGCTGGTGAGCGCCATCGTGCTTGCCTTCGGCTTGCTCTGGGCCCCCTACCACGCAGTCAACCTTCTGCAGGCGGTCGCAGCGCTGGCTCCACCGGAAGGGGCCTTGGCGAAGCTGGGCGGAGCCGGCCAGGCGGCGCGAGCGGGAACTACGGCCTTGGCCTTCTTCAGTTCTAGCGTCAACCCGGTGCTCTACGTCTTCACCGCTGGAGATCTGCTGCCCCGGGCAGGTCCCCGTTTCCTCACGCGGCTCTTCGAAGGCTCTGGGGAGGCCCGAGGGGGCGGCCGCTCTAGGGAAGGGACCATGGAGCTCCGAACTACCCCTCAGCTGAAAGTGGTGGGGCAGGGCCGCGGCAATGGAGACCCGGGGGGTGGGATGGAGAAGGACGGTCCGGAATGGGACCTTTGA